In a single window of the Streptomyces sp. HUAS ZL42 genome:
- a CDS encoding MaoC family dehydratase has translation MGTLTAPPALGPLLARGALRSPFKRPHPGVAFSGGRLVLPGLRVDLARLAAYERVCGFPTGDDALPVTYPHVLGFPLAMSIMSGRDFPLPLLGLVHTSIEITRHRALASTETYELAVHVDRLAPHRRGTEAYVVTELRQDADVVWESTSTYLARHRTGSAPAAERPAAGPALPVLDEWHLAADVGRRYGAASGDRNPIHLHPLTARLFGFPRAIAHGMWTVARCLAAHGTPQAAFVRAEFRAPVLLPGTVTYAAEGGRFELRGGDRVHVTGSVQPLV, from the coding sequence GTGGGCACGCTCACCGCTCCCCCGGCCCTCGGTCCGCTGCTCGCCCGGGGCGCACTGCGCTCACCCTTCAAGCGGCCCCACCCGGGCGTCGCCTTCTCCGGCGGCCGGCTCGTGCTGCCCGGGCTGCGGGTCGACCTGGCCCGGCTGGCCGCCTACGAGCGGGTGTGCGGCTTCCCGACCGGTGACGACGCCCTGCCGGTCACCTATCCGCATGTGCTGGGCTTCCCGCTGGCCATGAGCATCATGAGCGGCCGGGACTTCCCTCTTCCGCTGCTGGGCCTCGTCCACACGTCGATCGAGATCACCCGGCACCGGGCGCTCGCGTCCACGGAGACGTACGAACTCGCCGTGCACGTCGACCGGTTGGCCCCGCACCGGCGCGGGACGGAGGCGTACGTCGTCACGGAACTGAGGCAGGACGCCGACGTCGTCTGGGAGTCGACCAGCACCTACCTGGCCCGGCACCGCACCGGCTCCGCGCCCGCCGCCGAACGTCCGGCGGCCGGGCCCGCGCTCCCCGTCCTCGACGAGTGGCATCTCGCCGCCGACGTGGGCCGGCGCTACGGTGCCGCCTCCGGCGACCGCAACCCCATCCACCTCCACCCCCTCACCGCCCGCCTGTTCGGCTTCCCCCGGGCCATCGCGCACGGCATGTGGACGGTGGCCAGGTGCCTGGCGGCGCACGGCACGCCGCAAGCCGCCTTCGTGCGGGCGGAGTTCAGGGCACCGGTGCTGTTACCGGGGACGGTGACGTACGCGGCGGAGGGCGGGCGGTTCGAGCTCAGGGGCGGCGACAGGGTGCATGTCACCGGGAGCGTTCAGCCGCTGGTGTGA
- a CDS encoding Lrp/AsnC family transcriptional regulator has protein sequence MDAVDRQLIQALRENGRASYAELGRLVGLSGPSVTDRINRLEAAGVITGYRATVNAASLGLGVTALIGISLSDAADHQDVADRMKDLSEIEDCWFIAGDDSYMLKVRASDVDGLEKIIRRLSGTKGVSRTRTTIVLSTKWENRVGELPEEA, from the coding sequence ATGGACGCGGTGGACAGGCAGCTCATCCAGGCCCTGAGAGAGAACGGCCGGGCCTCCTACGCGGAGCTGGGACGCCTCGTCGGCCTGTCGGGCCCCAGCGTCACCGACCGCATCAACCGGCTGGAGGCGGCCGGCGTCATCACCGGCTACCGCGCCACCGTGAACGCCGCCTCCCTCGGCCTCGGCGTCACCGCCCTGATCGGCATCTCCCTCTCCGACGCCGCCGACCACCAGGACGTGGCGGACCGGATGAAGGACCTGAGCGAGATCGAGGACTGCTGGTTCATCGCCGGCGACGACTCGTACATGCTCAAGGTGCGGGCGAGCGACGTGGACGGTCTGGAGAAGATCATCCGGCGGCTCAGCGGCACCAAGGGCGTCTCCAGGACGCGTACCACGATCGTGCTCTCCACGAAGTGGGAGAACCGGGTCGGAGAGCTTCCGGAAGAGGCGTAG
- a CDS encoding N-acetyltransferase family protein — MSLTFTLDPAVTPTLHDGVLDLWTDVSNAGGAVGFVPPVTRETIRPALVKQLASMAEGGMRLLVGHDEAGDVAATAFFSFNTHRLMTHWVWLYTVMVHPRHQGKGYGRDLLAAAADAARGFDGIDAIRLTCRGGLGLERFYGSCGYKEVGRVPGAIRVAPGDDRDDITMLLPLM; from the coding sequence GTGTCCCTTACTTTCACACTCGACCCGGCCGTCACACCCACCCTGCACGACGGCGTCCTCGACCTGTGGACCGACGTCTCCAACGCCGGCGGTGCCGTCGGCTTCGTGCCGCCCGTGACGCGGGAGACGATCCGGCCCGCGCTGGTGAAGCAGCTCGCGTCGATGGCGGAGGGCGGCATGCGGCTGCTCGTCGGGCACGACGAGGCGGGTGATGTGGCCGCGACCGCCTTCTTCAGCTTCAACACGCACCGGCTGATGACCCACTGGGTGTGGCTGTACACGGTGATGGTGCACCCCCGGCACCAGGGCAAGGGGTACGGCCGCGACCTGCTGGCGGCCGCGGCGGACGCCGCCCGCGGCTTCGACGGCATCGACGCGATACGTCTCACCTGCCGCGGCGGGCTCGGCCTGGAGCGGTTCTACGGCTCCTGCGGCTACAAGGAGGTCGGCCGGGTGCCCGGCGCGATCCGGGTCGCGCCGGGGGACGACCGCGACGACATCACGATGCTGCTGCCGCTGATGTGA
- the mqnE gene encoding aminofutalosine synthase MqnE gives MDVGLKRELEEKVRAGERLTREDGIALYESDDLAWLGGLAHEVRTRKNGDVVHFNVNRHLNMTNVCTASCAYCSFQRKPGEKDAYTMRIEEAVKLAKAMESESLTELHIVNGLHPNLPWRYYPRSLRELKAALPNVSLKAFTATEIHHFETISGLSASEILDELIDAGLESLTGGGAEIFDWEVRQHIVDHRTHWEDWSRIHRLAHEKGLKTPCTMLYGHIEEPRHRVDHVLRLRELQDETGGFQVFIPLRYQHDFVDMKDGKVRNRLQARTQMATGAEALKTFAVSRLLFDNVPHVKVFWVMHGVQTAQLALQHGADDMDGSVVEYKITHDADNYGTPNKLTREDLLELIRDAGFRPVERNTRYEIIREYDGPDPARRESPQPMRV, from the coding sequence ATGGACGTCGGGCTCAAGCGCGAGCTGGAGGAGAAGGTCAGGGCCGGGGAGCGGCTGACCCGCGAGGACGGCATCGCGCTGTACGAGTCGGACGACCTGGCCTGGCTGGGCGGCCTCGCGCACGAGGTGCGGACGCGAAAGAACGGCGACGTCGTGCACTTCAACGTCAACCGTCACCTCAACATGACCAACGTGTGCACGGCGTCCTGCGCCTACTGCTCCTTCCAGCGCAAGCCGGGGGAGAAGGACGCGTACACGATGCGCATCGAGGAGGCGGTGAAGCTCGCCAAGGCGATGGAGAGCGAGAGCCTCACCGAGCTGCACATCGTCAACGGGCTGCACCCCAACCTCCCCTGGCGGTACTACCCGCGGTCGCTGCGCGAGCTCAAGGCCGCCCTGCCGAACGTCTCCCTCAAGGCCTTCACGGCCACGGAGATCCACCACTTCGAGACCATCTCCGGGCTGTCCGCCTCCGAGATCCTCGACGAGCTGATCGACGCGGGCCTCGAGTCCCTCACCGGCGGTGGCGCGGAGATCTTCGACTGGGAGGTCCGGCAGCACATCGTCGACCACCGCACCCACTGGGAGGACTGGTCGCGCATCCACCGCCTGGCGCACGAGAAGGGGCTCAAGACCCCGTGCACCATGCTGTACGGCCACATCGAGGAGCCCCGCCACCGCGTCGACCACGTGCTCAGGCTCCGTGAGCTCCAGGACGAGACCGGCGGTTTCCAGGTCTTCATCCCGCTGCGCTACCAGCACGACTTCGTGGACATGAAGGACGGCAAGGTCCGCAACCGGCTCCAGGCCCGGACCCAGATGGCGACGGGCGCGGAGGCGCTGAAGACCTTCGCCGTCTCCCGGCTCCTCTTCGACAACGTCCCGCACGTCAAGGTCTTCTGGGTCATGCACGGCGTGCAGACCGCCCAGCTGGCGCTGCAGCACGGCGCGGACGACATGGACGGCTCGGTCGTCGAGTACAAGATCACGCACGACGCGGACAACTACGGCACGCCGAACAAGCTGACCCGCGAGGACCTTCTGGAACTCATCCGCGACGCCGGCTTCCGCCCGGTGGAGCGCAACACGCGGTACGAGATCATCCGCGAGTACGACGGCCCGGACCCGGCGCGCCGGGAGTCGCCGCAGCCGATGAGGGTGTGA
- a CDS encoding DUF4229 domain-containing protein — MLRYTLMRLGIFAGCLVVVWGLVYSGVVPRGLGESNGMWVLLLALVISAPISFVVLRKERDRASVRIVQRVDRVKANLEANRSQEDDAVDEAARAQGQAS; from the coding sequence ATGCTCCGCTACACGCTGATGCGCCTCGGGATCTTCGCGGGCTGCCTCGTGGTCGTCTGGGGCCTCGTCTACTCGGGCGTCGTCCCGCGCGGCCTCGGTGAGTCCAACGGCATGTGGGTCCTCCTGCTGGCGCTGGTGATCTCGGCGCCGATCAGCTTCGTGGTGCTGCGCAAGGAGCGGGACCGGGCGTCCGTGCGCATCGTGCAGAGGGTCGACCGGGTCAAGGCCAACCTCGAGGCCAACCGCAGCCAGGAGGACGACGCGGTGGACGAGGCGGCCCGCGCCCAGGGGCAGGCCTCCTAG
- a CDS encoding 3-oxoacyl-ACP reductase codes for MADRYLRFTGTAPGRFLTRRLGLPQPAALGRWSPERPSLAGGLLHLTAGKSDLGLGPVLARTDLVGPSDRPAAVVLDATGVRDVEGLGEVHAALHAVVRSVAVSGRIVVLGAPLDAADHHQAAAQQALEGFTRSLGKEVGRGRTVNLVRLTDAAAAESTLRFLLSPKSAYVSGQVIEVGVPGVTAPGDWDRPLTGRTALVTGAARGIGEAVAETLARDGARVVVLDTPQAEDDARRVAERLNGSALALDITTADAGERIAAALPDRLDVLIHNAGITRDRRLVNMPEERWSSVLDVNLGSVLRTTDALLAAGAIRRGGRIVATASIAGLAGNAGQTNYGASKAGVVGLVRSLAPRALAEHGVTVNAVAPGFIETKMTAAVPLFIREAGRRMNSLAQGGLPVDVAETTAWLAHPASGAVNGQVVRVCGQSLLGA; via the coding sequence ATGGCCGACCGCTATCTGCGCTTCACGGGTACCGCGCCGGGCCGGTTTCTCACCCGGCGCCTGGGCCTCCCGCAACCGGCGGCCCTCGGACGCTGGTCGCCCGAGCGGCCGTCCCTGGCCGGCGGCCTGCTGCACCTCACCGCCGGCAAGTCCGACCTCGGCCTCGGCCCGGTGCTCGCCCGGACGGACCTCGTCGGTCCCTCCGACCGGCCCGCCGCGGTCGTCCTGGACGCCACCGGCGTGCGCGACGTCGAAGGACTCGGCGAGGTGCACGCGGCCCTGCACGCCGTCGTGCGGTCGGTCGCCGTGAGCGGGCGGATCGTGGTGCTCGGCGCGCCACTCGACGCGGCCGATCATCACCAGGCCGCCGCCCAGCAGGCCCTCGAGGGCTTCACGCGCTCGCTCGGCAAGGAGGTCGGACGCGGCAGGACCGTCAACCTCGTCCGGCTCACCGACGCGGCCGCCGCCGAGTCCACCCTGCGCTTCCTGCTCTCCCCCAAGTCGGCGTACGTCAGCGGCCAGGTGATCGAGGTCGGGGTGCCCGGGGTCACCGCCCCGGGCGACTGGGACCGGCCCCTCACCGGCCGCACGGCCCTGGTCACCGGCGCCGCCCGCGGGATCGGCGAGGCCGTCGCCGAGACGCTGGCCAGGGACGGAGCCCGGGTGGTCGTACTCGACACACCGCAGGCCGAGGACGACGCGCGCAGGGTCGCCGAGCGGTTGAACGGCAGCGCCCTCGCCCTCGACATCACCACCGCCGACGCGGGCGAACGCATCGCCGCCGCCCTCCCCGACCGCCTGGACGTCCTGATCCACAACGCGGGCATCACCCGTGACCGGCGACTGGTCAACATGCCCGAGGAGCGCTGGAGTTCCGTGCTCGACGTGAACCTGGGGAGCGTGCTGCGCACGACGGACGCGCTGCTGGCGGCCGGTGCGATCAGGCGAGGGGGCCGGATCGTGGCCACGGCCTCCATCGCGGGCCTCGCGGGCAACGCGGGCCAGACGAACTACGGGGCGAGCAAGGCGGGCGTCGTCGGCCTGGTGCGCTCCCTCGCGCCGCGCGCGCTCGCCGAACACGGGGTGACCGTCAACGCGGTCGCGCCCGGGTTCATCGAGACGAAGATGACGGCCGCCGTGCCGCTGTTCATCCGGGAGGCGGGGCGCCGGATGAACTCCCTCGCGCAGGGCGGGCTGCCCGTCGACGTCGCCGAGACCACCGCCTGGCTCGCGCACCCGGCGTCCGGGGCGGTCAACGGGCAGGTCGTGCGGGTGTGCGGCCAGAGCCTCCTGGGGGCGTAG
- a CDS encoding UdgX family uracil-DNA binding protein (This protein belongs to the uracil DNA glycosylase superfamily, members of which act in excision repair of DNA. However, it belongs more specifically to UdgX branch, whose founding member was found to bind uracil in DNA (where it does not belong), without cleaving it, appears to promote DNA repair by a pathway involving RecA, rather than base excision.), giving the protein MTSDEAYTAEPFVPDRGGLTALRRAAAGCRGCPLHRAATQTVFGAGNAHARVMLVGEQPGDQEDRQGKPFVGPAGKLLDKALAEAGIDPAETYVTNAVKHFKFTQAEPRKRRIHKAPSLREMTACGPWLAAELAIVEPELIVVLGATAGKALLGSSFRVTQVRGTVLEEEIHGRQERLVPTVHPSSVLRADDREGAYRGLVSDLKVAARALS; this is encoded by the coding sequence GTGACATCCGATGAGGCCTACACCGCTGAACCCTTCGTCCCCGATCGGGGTGGGCTCACCGCCCTGCGGCGGGCCGCCGCAGGCTGCCGTGGCTGTCCCTTGCACCGGGCAGCCACCCAGACGGTGTTCGGCGCGGGCAACGCACACGCCCGGGTGATGCTCGTGGGTGAGCAGCCCGGGGACCAGGAGGACCGGCAGGGCAAGCCGTTCGTCGGACCCGCGGGGAAGCTGCTCGACAAGGCCCTCGCGGAGGCCGGCATCGACCCGGCGGAGACCTACGTCACCAACGCCGTCAAGCACTTCAAGTTCACGCAGGCCGAGCCCCGTAAGCGCCGGATCCACAAGGCGCCCAGCCTGCGCGAGATGACCGCGTGCGGGCCGTGGCTCGCCGCCGAGCTGGCGATCGTGGAACCCGAGCTGATCGTGGTGCTGGGCGCGACGGCCGGGAAGGCGCTGCTCGGGTCGTCGTTCCGGGTCACGCAGGTGCGCGGCACGGTGCTGGAGGAGGAGATCCACGGGCGGCAGGAGAGGCTGGTGCCGACCGTGCACCCCTCGTCCGTGCTGCGGGCCGACGACCGGGAGGGCGCGTACCGGGGGCTGGTATCGGATCTGAAAGTGGCGGCACGGGCACTGTCGTAA
- a CDS encoding TetR/AcrR family transcriptional regulator has product MGVVKTKRMPRAVREQQMLDAAVHIFGQRGYMAASMDDIAELAGVSKPLVYLYLNSKDELFTACIRREAKALTDAVRAGVRTDLPADRQLWEGLLAFFTHTSQHPDGWSVLHLQARTHGEAFASEVTAMREELVAFVTQLIVVAAREAHRDPDMPEREVAGLAEALVGAGESLAAWANATEGVSARQAAVTLMNFAWAGLGSLMVGRAWSPPEDPAHTSG; this is encoded by the coding sequence ATGGGTGTCGTGAAGACCAAGCGGATGCCGCGTGCGGTGCGTGAGCAGCAGATGCTCGACGCCGCCGTCCACATCTTCGGCCAGCGCGGGTACATGGCCGCGTCGATGGACGACATCGCCGAACTCGCGGGTGTGTCCAAGCCGTTGGTGTACCTGTACCTGAACTCGAAGGACGAGCTCTTCACCGCCTGCATACGGCGTGAGGCCAAGGCGCTCACCGACGCCGTGCGCGCCGGCGTACGGACCGACCTTCCCGCCGACCGGCAACTCTGGGAAGGTCTGCTGGCGTTCTTCACGCACACCTCGCAGCACCCGGACGGCTGGTCCGTACTGCACCTCCAGGCCCGAACGCACGGCGAGGCCTTCGCCTCCGAGGTCACCGCGATGCGTGAGGAGCTCGTCGCGTTCGTGACGCAGCTGATCGTCGTCGCGGCACGGGAGGCGCACCGTGACCCCGACATGCCCGAGCGCGAGGTGGCCGGTCTCGCCGAGGCCCTGGTCGGCGCCGGTGAGTCCCTCGCCGCCTGGGCCAACGCGACGGAGGGCGTGAGTGCCCGGCAGGCGGCGGTGACCCTGATGAACTTCGCATGGGCGGGGCTGGGCAGCCTCATGGTGGGGCGGGCCTGGTCACCGCCGGAGGACCCGGCTCACACCAGCGGCTGA